A window of the Corynebacterium minutissimum genome harbors these coding sequences:
- the mshA gene encoding D-inositol-3-phosphate glycosyltransferase, whose amino-acid sequence MRIAMISMHTSPLEQPGSGDAGGMNVYVLNTARQLARLGVTVDVFTRATRPSQGEVVDVEERLRVINIVAGPYEGLSKEELPTQLAAFTGGIFNFARCFNVDYDVIHSHYWLSGQVGWLLRDLWDVPLVHTAHTLAAVKNVHRTLDDTPETEARRICEQQLVDNADILVVNTAQETRDLVEHYDASPENIVVVSPGADTELFTPGTDRMTERARRQLGIPLHTKVVAFVGRLQKFKGPEVLIRATAELMERDPDRRLRVIICGGASGANSSPDTYHNLARKLGVERVVRFLSPRPSQELVAIYQAADIVAVPSYNESFGLVAMEAQASGTPVVAAAVGGLPIAVADGDTGLLVHSHGAEDWADALEQLLDDDPRRIAMGEAAVDHAQQFSWAAAATQLENIYADAMSIEIPDCHARRAIGY is encoded by the coding sequence ATGCGCATCGCGATGATCTCCATGCATACTTCACCCCTCGAGCAGCCCGGTTCCGGTGATGCCGGAGGCATGAATGTGTACGTGCTCAATACTGCCCGCCAGCTCGCGCGCCTGGGCGTCACCGTGGATGTTTTTACTCGCGCCACGCGCCCGAGTCAGGGGGAAGTGGTGGACGTCGAGGAGCGCCTGCGCGTCATCAATATCGTTGCTGGCCCGTACGAGGGCCTGAGCAAGGAAGAACTGCCTACGCAGCTCGCGGCGTTTACCGGCGGAATTTTTAACTTCGCGCGCTGCTTCAACGTGGATTATGACGTTATTCATTCCCACTATTGGCTGTCCGGGCAGGTGGGCTGGCTGCTGCGAGACTTGTGGGACGTACCGCTGGTGCATACGGCACACACCTTGGCTGCGGTCAAGAACGTGCACCGCACGCTTGATGACACCCCCGAGACCGAAGCGCGCCGAATCTGTGAGCAGCAACTGGTGGATAACGCCGACATCCTCGTGGTCAATACCGCGCAGGAAACACGCGACTTGGTGGAGCACTACGATGCGTCACCAGAAAATATCGTCGTCGTATCGCCCGGCGCCGACACGGAGCTGTTCACCCCGGGCACTGACCGCATGACGGAGCGCGCTCGCCGCCAGCTGGGTATTCCGCTGCACACGAAGGTCGTGGCCTTTGTTGGCCGCCTGCAGAAGTTCAAGGGTCCTGAGGTCCTTATTCGCGCAACGGCGGAGCTGATGGAGCGCGATCCGGATCGCCGCCTGCGCGTCATTATCTGCGGAGGTGCCTCCGGTGCGAATTCCTCCCCAGACACCTATCACAACTTGGCGCGCAAGCTGGGCGTGGAACGCGTTGTGCGCTTCCTCAGCCCGCGCCCGTCGCAGGAGCTAGTGGCTATTTATCAGGCGGCGGATATTGTGGCGGTGCCGAGCTATAACGAGTCGTTCGGCCTCGTGGCCATGGAGGCGCAAGCATCGGGCACGCCCGTTGTCGCCGCGGCCGTCGGCGGTCTGCCCATTGCCGTGGCGGACGGGGATACGGGCTTGCTCGTGCATTCCCATGGAGCGGAGGACTGGGCGGATGCCTTGGAGCAGTTGCTTGACGACGACCCCCGCCGCATCGCCATGGGCGAAGCCGCCGTCGATCATGCCCAGCAGTTCAGTTGGGCGGCCGCCGCAACGCAGCTCGAAAACATCTACGCCGACGCCATGAGTATCGAAATTCCGGATTGCCATGCGCGCCGGGCAATCGGATATTAA
- a CDS encoding long-chain-fatty-acid--CoA ligase has product MTEAPAKAPSAYETKAWLQYYPEWTKPHLDYGDKTLLDSYQETVEAYGDRPATWFFGSQMTYRELDTHVRAAAAGLKAFGIRPGDRVAVALPNCPQHVAVFYAILKLGATVVEHNPLYTAPELEPLFNDHAARVAVVWDKASPTFEKLRDSTPLETIVTVNMIEAMPRRKQALLRLPIPFIKDKREELSVPAPNTVPWSALTGRAIGGHGHKLTDAKVDHNDTALILYTSGTTGTPKGAELTHSNLYCNMKMAESWVPKLGEEAERMLAALPLFHVYGLTLIAALGVQIGGELVLAPAPKIPLLLDIMKKRRPTWMPGVPTIYAKVMEAAKEQGIDLHGIENSLSGAAALPPEIVEEWEALTGGLLVEGYGLTETSPIVTVNPLNKNRRPGYIGIPFPDTEVRIGNPDNLDETQPDGTAGELLVRGPQVFKGYFNMPEATENAFHNGWYRTGDMAIMESDGFIKIVSRIKEMIITGGFNIYPAEVEDVIRQHPDVTNVAVVGLPRDDGSEDVVGCIVLNDGAVLDPEGLKDYCRERLTRYKVPRRFYHFEHLASDQLGKVRRREVQKELLELIKEHA; this is encoded by the coding sequence ATGACCGAAGCCCCTGCGAAAGCGCCCTCTGCCTACGAGACCAAGGCATGGCTGCAGTACTACCCCGAGTGGACCAAACCCCACTTGGACTACGGCGACAAGACTCTCTTGGATTCCTACCAGGAAACCGTCGAGGCCTACGGAGATAGGCCAGCCACCTGGTTCTTCGGCAGCCAGATGACCTACCGCGAGCTCGATACCCACGTGCGCGCCGCCGCCGCAGGATTAAAGGCCTTCGGAATCCGCCCCGGTGACCGCGTAGCAGTCGCCCTTCCAAATTGTCCTCAGCACGTGGCGGTGTTCTACGCCATCCTGAAGCTGGGAGCGACCGTCGTGGAGCACAACCCGCTCTACACCGCCCCAGAGCTGGAGCCGCTCTTCAACGACCACGCCGCGCGCGTGGCGGTGGTCTGGGACAAGGCGAGCCCGACCTTCGAGAAGCTGCGCGATTCCACCCCGCTGGAGACCATCGTCACGGTCAACATGATTGAGGCGATGCCGCGCCGCAAACAAGCGCTCCTACGCCTGCCCATCCCCTTCATTAAAGACAAGCGCGAGGAACTCTCCGTCCCGGCCCCCAATACCGTGCCATGGAGCGCCCTTACTGGTCGAGCCATCGGCGGCCACGGCCACAAGCTGACAGACGCGAAGGTCGATCATAACGACACTGCACTCATTCTCTACACCTCCGGCACCACGGGAACCCCGAAGGGCGCGGAGCTGACCCACTCCAACCTGTACTGCAACATGAAGATGGCGGAGTCCTGGGTTCCGAAACTTGGAGAAGAGGCCGAACGAATGCTGGCGGCCCTGCCCCTCTTCCATGTGTACGGCCTCACCCTTATCGCGGCACTCGGCGTGCAGATCGGTGGCGAGCTGGTTTTGGCGCCGGCCCCGAAGATTCCGCTCCTGCTGGACATCATGAAGAAGCGCCGCCCCACCTGGATGCCGGGCGTGCCCACCATTTATGCCAAGGTTATGGAGGCAGCCAAGGAACAAGGCATTGACCTGCACGGCATTGAAAACAGCCTCTCCGGCGCGGCCGCCTTGCCGCCGGAAATCGTCGAGGAATGGGAAGCCCTCACCGGCGGTCTTCTTGTGGAAGGCTACGGCCTGACGGAGACCTCCCCCATCGTTACGGTGAACCCGCTCAACAAGAACCGCCGCCCGGGGTATATCGGTATTCCTTTCCCGGATACCGAGGTACGCATTGGCAACCCAGATAACCTCGACGAGACCCAGCCGGACGGCACCGCGGGCGAGCTCCTCGTGCGCGGCCCTCAGGTGTTCAAAGGTTACTTCAATATGCCGGAGGCCACCGAGAACGCCTTCCACAATGGCTGGTACCGCACGGGTGACATGGCAATTATGGAGTCAGATGGCTTCATCAAGATTGTCTCCCGCATCAAGGAGATGATCATTACAGGCGGCTTCAACATCTACCCGGCGGAGGTCGAAGACGTCATTCGCCAGCACCCAGACGTGACCAACGTGGCTGTCGTGGGCTTGCCCCGTGACGATGGTTCTGAGGACGTCGTGGGATGCATTGTGCTTAACGACGGCGCCGTGCTCGACCCCGAAGGCCTCAAGGACTACTGCCGTGAGCGCCTTACCCGCTACAAGGTTCCGCGCAGGTTCTACCACTTCGAGCACCTCGCGTCGGACCAGCTGGGCAAGGTCCGCCGCCGCGAAGTGCAGAAGGAACTCTTGGAGCTCATCAAAGAGCACGCATAG
- a CDS encoding helix-turn-helix domain-containing protein produces MTNEDKGTFLTIAEVAEIMRVSKMTVYRLVHAGDMPAVRVGRSFRVHESAVKEYLEASVYGA; encoded by the coding sequence ATGACGAATGAAGATAAGGGAACTTTCCTGACTATTGCCGAGGTTGCGGAGATCATGCGTGTCTCCAAGATGACGGTGTACAGGTTGGTTCACGCAGGTGACATGCCGGCAGTGCGCGTGGGACGTTCGTTCCGCGTTCATGAATCCGCCGTCAAGGAATACCTTGAGGCATCCGTGTACGGAGCCTAG
- a CDS encoding Ppx/GppA phosphatase family protein, with protein MRLGVLDVGSNTVHLVAVDAATGGRPTPMSDWKTPLRLVEQLDKKGNIHEKGLKKLISAVGEAKELGDKLGCDELMAFATSAVRSATNSAEVLDEVEKNTGVRLEILSGEEEARLTFLAVRRWYGWSAGRITNLDIGGGSLELSTGTDEHPELAFSLDLGAGRLTHNWFDTDPPEKSKVNLLRDYIDAELVGVADQMRALGPSGLGVGTSKTFRTLARLTGAAPSSAGPYVKRTLTAPGLRQLISFISRMTAADRADLEGVSSTRSHQIVAGALVAEASMRALGIEKLEICPWALREGVILRRTDKGLE; from the coding sequence GTGCGATTAGGTGTATTAGACGTCGGAAGTAATACCGTCCACCTCGTTGCGGTCGATGCCGCAACCGGTGGCCGGCCCACCCCGATGAGCGACTGGAAGACGCCCCTGCGTCTCGTGGAGCAGCTCGACAAAAAGGGCAACATCCACGAGAAGGGCTTGAAAAAGCTTATCTCTGCGGTGGGTGAAGCCAAGGAGCTGGGCGACAAGCTGGGATGCGATGAGCTCATGGCTTTTGCCACCTCTGCGGTGCGTTCAGCTACGAACTCGGCCGAGGTTCTTGATGAAGTGGAAAAGAACACCGGCGTCCGCCTAGAAATCCTGTCTGGTGAAGAAGAAGCCCGCCTGACCTTCTTGGCCGTGCGCCGCTGGTATGGCTGGTCCGCGGGTCGCATCACCAACCTCGACATCGGCGGCGGCTCCCTCGAGCTGTCCACCGGTACCGACGAGCACCCAGAGCTCGCTTTCTCTCTCGACCTCGGCGCTGGCCGTCTGACTCACAATTGGTTCGACACCGATCCGCCGGAAAAATCCAAGGTGAATCTCCTCCGTGACTATATTGATGCGGAATTGGTTGGCGTTGCCGATCAGATGCGCGCCCTGGGCCCCTCCGGCTTGGGTGTCGGAACCTCAAAAACCTTCCGTACGCTGGCCCGACTCACCGGTGCCGCACCGTCTTCGGCGGGTCCGTATGTGAAGCGCACCCTCACCGCACCGGGTCTGCGTCAGCTCATTTCTTTCATTTCTCGCATGACTGCAGCTGACAGGGCAGACCTTGAGGGTGTAAGTTCTACCCGATCGCACCAAATCGTCGCGGGTGCTCTTGTGGCCGAGGCGAGTATGCGTGCCCTGGGAATCGAGAAGCTAGAGATCTGCCCCTGGGCTCTCCGTGAAGGTGTCATTTTGCGCCGTACCGATAAGGGACTGGAATAG
- a CDS encoding sensor histidine kinase, producing MELVFAFLAGVAACGLAIPVLRRIRERLESRRARDADSNQVTSVSQVLHLAVGGSPSGMTVLSRSKEVIFSNPAAHEMSMVHDRAVNPDIWSVAQEVFEDKETRTLDLSIPKRRTGNRVTQVRAVVKPLTLNDDRFIIVYGTDESESVRMESARRDFVANVSHELKTPVGGIALLAEALLQDTGDPEHVEYFGSKVQKEAARMADMVNELISLSKLQGAEALPEMEPVDLDEIVDEAMTRNQLAADAHNNQLTRGESVGVRVMGDKSLLVTAISNLISNAIHYSPDEMPVSVTQKVVSGNVVLVRVTDRGIGIAPEDQERVFERFFRVDKARSRQTGGTGLGLAIVKHVVANHGGNIKLWSRPGTGSTFTIELPIYTEEKPADTVDNKDNKEDGAVSSAAPGLQRAVARVAARRKDKSQ from the coding sequence GTGGAACTTGTCTTCGCTTTCTTAGCCGGAGTGGCGGCCTGTGGCCTTGCCATACCGGTTCTTAGGCGTATCCGCGAAAGACTGGAGAGCCGCCGCGCCCGCGACGCTGACTCCAACCAAGTCACCAGCGTGAGCCAAGTCCTCCACCTGGCGGTGGGCGGATCGCCGTCCGGGATGACGGTGCTCTCGCGCTCCAAAGAGGTCATCTTTTCCAACCCGGCGGCGCACGAGATGTCGATGGTCCACGATCGCGCCGTGAACCCGGATATTTGGTCCGTGGCGCAGGAGGTCTTCGAGGATAAGGAGACCCGCACTCTGGATTTGTCCATCCCCAAGCGCCGCACCGGCAACCGCGTCACCCAGGTGCGTGCAGTGGTCAAACCGCTGACGCTTAACGACGACCGCTTCATCATCGTCTACGGCACCGACGAGTCCGAATCTGTCCGCATGGAATCCGCTCGCCGCGACTTTGTGGCAAACGTGTCCCATGAGCTCAAGACGCCCGTCGGCGGCATCGCGCTGCTGGCCGAGGCCCTCCTGCAAGACACCGGGGACCCCGAACACGTCGAGTACTTCGGCAGCAAGGTCCAGAAGGAAGCCGCTCGAATGGCGGATATGGTCAACGAGCTAATCTCTTTGTCCAAGCTGCAGGGTGCAGAAGCCCTTCCGGAGATGGAACCGGTTGACCTCGATGAGATCGTCGACGAGGCCATGACGCGCAACCAGCTGGCTGCCGACGCCCACAATAATCAGCTCACCCGCGGCGAATCCGTCGGCGTGCGGGTGATGGGAGATAAATCCCTGTTGGTTACCGCTATCTCAAACCTCATTTCCAACGCTATCCACTACTCACCAGATGAGATGCCGGTGTCAGTTACTCAAAAGGTGGTCAGTGGAAACGTTGTCCTTGTCCGCGTCACTGACCGTGGCATCGGCATCGCTCCGGAAGACCAAGAGCGCGTATTTGAACGCTTCTTCCGCGTGGACAAGGCCCGCTCTCGCCAGACCGGTGGAACCGGACTGGGCCTGGCCATTGTTAAGCACGTCGTGGCCAACCATGGCGGCAATATCAAGCTGTGGTCTCGGCCGGGAACTGGCTCGACGTTCACAATCGAGCTCCCTATCTACACCGAAGAAAAGCCAGCGGATACTGTAGATAATAAGGATAATAAAGAAGACGGGGCCGTCAGCTCCGCCGCTCCTGGCCTGCAGCGTGCAGTCGCGCGCGTAGCCGCTCGTCGAAAGGATAAATCGCAATGA
- the proC gene encoding pyrroline-5-carboxylate reductase, translating to MTKIAVLGGGQIGEALVSGLVSAGYDAADIVVTNRRSERGEELHGTYGVTVTSDNAQAIDGAEYIFACVKPYAIVELLDGLDISQDAVVVSMAAGLTLDTLEKAAGDGVPVVRVMPNTPMLVGKGMCTCAGGQHVTEEQLGGVVKLLEAVGEVAVIEEKHIDAATALAGSAPAYYFLVTEALIDAGVQLGLTRDVAEKLATRTAQGAGTMMTESGKDPVALRAGVTSPGGTTAAALRELEESGIRGAFFRAAEACAQRAQELA from the coding sequence ATGACTAAAATTGCAGTACTTGGTGGAGGACAAATCGGCGAAGCCCTAGTTTCCGGGCTGGTGAGCGCAGGCTACGACGCTGCAGACATCGTGGTGACCAACCGCCGTTCAGAGCGCGGTGAAGAACTGCACGGCACCTATGGTGTGACCGTCACCAGTGATAACGCGCAGGCGATTGATGGCGCTGAGTACATCTTCGCGTGTGTGAAGCCCTATGCCATCGTCGAGTTGCTCGACGGTCTCGATATTTCCCAGGACGCAGTCGTGGTGTCCATGGCTGCGGGCTTGACCCTCGACACCCTGGAGAAGGCCGCAGGCGACGGCGTACCGGTCGTCCGCGTGATGCCCAACACCCCCATGCTCGTCGGCAAAGGCATGTGCACGTGTGCGGGCGGTCAGCATGTGACTGAGGAGCAGCTCGGTGGCGTCGTCAAGCTGCTCGAGGCCGTCGGTGAGGTTGCTGTCATCGAAGAGAAGCACATCGATGCCGCGACCGCCTTGGCTGGCTCCGCGCCTGCCTACTATTTCCTTGTCACAGAGGCGCTTATCGACGCCGGCGTACAGCTCGGCCTCACCCGTGACGTTGCCGAAAAGCTGGCCACCCGCACCGCCCAGGGCGCAGGCACCATGATGACGGAATCGGGCAAAGATCCCGTCGCTCTTCGCGCGGGGGTGACCTCTCCGGGGGGAACTACCGCGGCGGCCCTACGCGAGCTTGAGGAGTCCGGTATTCGGGGTGCTTTCTTCCGTGCGGCGGAGGCATGTGCCCAGCGTGCGCAGGAGCTAGCCTAG
- a CDS encoding long-chain-fatty-acid--CoA ligase — protein MSAFESKAWLQHYPEWTPHSLEYGDTTLLDVYDNNLALHPDKSATYFFGRTQTYAELDKQVRRAAAGLRAFGVRPGDRVAIVAPNCPQFIASFWAVLKLGAIAVLHNPLYTAHELEGLFQNHGARIAIAWDKTASTLEKLRAMTSLETVVSINMVNAMPTPQRLALRLPIPPLKSKRDQLTAPAPNTVPWESLVGNAIGGDGSNVLSPEEVTKDTTAIILYTSGTTGKPKGAELTHGNLFSNLLMGKHWVPSLGDSPERMLAALPFFHAYGLTMNATLAPLIASELVLLPSPQMPLIMDLMKKHTPTWIPGVPTLYERIVAKAEEDGVSLDGVRAAFSGASTLPVNTVEKWEKYTGGMLVEGYGLTECSPIIVGNPMSSDRRPGYVGVPFPDTEIRIANPENLDETMPDGEEGEVLARGPQVFKRYFDDEEATQNAFHGDWFRTGDMGVMEEDGFIRLVSRIKEIIITGGFNVYPGEVEEVLTSHPDVDEAAVVGRPRSDGSEDVVACVILADGAAMDPEGLKDYCRERLTRYKVPRTFYHFEQLATDQLGKIRRREVQEDLLKRLKVEK, from the coding sequence ATGTCGGCATTCGAGTCCAAGGCGTGGCTCCAGCACTATCCAGAATGGACCCCGCACAGCTTGGAATATGGGGACACCACGCTTCTCGATGTCTACGACAACAACCTCGCCCTGCACCCCGACAAGTCCGCAACCTACTTCTTCGGCCGCACACAAACGTATGCCGAGCTGGACAAGCAGGTGCGCCGCGCAGCTGCTGGTCTGCGCGCCTTCGGCGTTCGCCCAGGCGACCGCGTCGCCATCGTGGCTCCGAATTGCCCGCAGTTCATCGCGTCCTTCTGGGCCGTGCTGAAGTTGGGCGCTATCGCGGTTCTCCACAACCCGCTGTACACCGCCCACGAGCTCGAAGGTCTATTTCAGAACCACGGCGCACGTATCGCCATCGCGTGGGATAAGACGGCCTCCACCTTGGAAAAGCTGCGCGCCATGACGAGTCTGGAGACTGTCGTCTCCATCAACATGGTCAACGCCATGCCGACGCCGCAGCGTCTGGCCCTGCGCCTGCCGATTCCACCGCTGAAGTCCAAGCGCGATCAGCTCACTGCCCCAGCCCCGAACACGGTGCCGTGGGAGTCCCTCGTGGGCAATGCCATCGGTGGCGATGGTTCCAACGTTCTCTCCCCGGAGGAAGTCACCAAGGACACCACCGCGATCATCCTCTACACCTCGGGGACGACGGGTAAGCCTAAGGGCGCGGAGCTTACACACGGCAACCTTTTCTCCAACCTGCTCATGGGTAAGCACTGGGTACCTAGCCTGGGCGATTCCCCGGAGCGCATGTTGGCTGCCCTGCCGTTCTTCCACGCCTATGGCCTCACTATGAACGCCACCTTGGCACCCCTCATCGCTAGTGAATTGGTCCTCCTGCCGAGCCCGCAGATGCCACTCATCATGGATCTCATGAAGAAGCACACCCCCACCTGGATTCCGGGCGTGCCGACTCTCTACGAGCGCATCGTGGCCAAGGCAGAGGAAGACGGTGTGTCCCTCGATGGCGTCCGCGCAGCGTTCTCCGGCGCATCTACCCTGCCGGTCAACACCGTGGAGAAGTGGGAGAAGTACACCGGCGGCATGCTGGTTGAAGGTTATGGTCTCACTGAGTGCTCGCCCATCATCGTGGGTAACCCTATGAGCTCCGACCGCCGTCCCGGCTACGTGGGCGTCCCCTTCCCTGATACCGAGATTCGCATCGCCAACCCGGAGAACCTCGATGAGACCATGCCGGATGGTGAAGAAGGCGAGGTCCTCGCCCGCGGCCCACAGGTATTCAAGCGCTACTTCGATGATGAGGAAGCCACCCAGAATGCTTTCCACGGTGACTGGTTCCGCACCGGCGATATGGGCGTTATGGAAGAAGACGGCTTCATTCGTTTGGTCAGCCGCATCAAGGAGATCATCATTACCGGCGGCTTCAACGTCTACCCTGGCGAGGTCGAAGAGGTTCTGACCTCCCACCCAGACGTCGACGAGGCCGCGGTCGTGGGCCGCCCGCGCTCGGATGGCTCGGAAGACGTCGTGGCTTGTGTCATTTTGGCCGATGGTGCCGCCATGGATCCGGAAGGCCTGAAGGATTACTGCCGCGAGCGCCTGACGCGCTACAAGGTTCCGCGCACCTTCTACCACTTCGAGCAGCTCGCCACGGACCAGCTGGGCAAGATTCGCCGCCGCGAGGTACAGGAGGATCTGCTCAAGCGGCTCAAGGTTGAGAAGTAG
- a CDS encoding phosphoglyceromutase, which yields MSNGKLILLRHGQSEWNESNQFTGWVDVNLTAKGEGEAKRGGELLKEQGILPEVVYTSLLRRAIRTANIALNAADRHWIPVVRDWRLNERHYGALQGLNKAETKDKYGEEQFMAWRRSYGTPPPELEDGAEYSQAGDPRYANLDQVPRTECLKDVVERFVPYFEEEILPRAKKGETVLIAAHGNSLRALVKHLDQISDEEIAGLNIPTGIPLVYEITGDGSVVNPGGTYLDPEAAAAGAAAVAAQGAKK from the coding sequence ATGAGTAACGGAAAGCTGATTCTTCTTCGACACGGACAGTCCGAATGGAACGAGTCCAACCAATTTACCGGTTGGGTAGACGTCAACCTCACCGCCAAAGGTGAAGGCGAGGCCAAGCGCGGCGGCGAGCTGCTCAAGGAGCAGGGCATCCTGCCGGAGGTTGTGTACACCTCCCTCCTGCGTCGTGCCATCCGCACCGCCAACATCGCCCTCAACGCGGCTGATCGCCACTGGATCCCAGTCGTGCGTGACTGGCGCCTCAACGAGCGTCACTACGGCGCGCTGCAGGGCCTCAACAAGGCTGAGACCAAGGACAAGTACGGCGAGGAGCAATTCATGGCATGGCGCCGCTCCTATGGCACCCCGCCGCCGGAGCTCGAGGATGGCGCTGAGTACTCCCAGGCTGGGGACCCGCGCTACGCCAACCTGGATCAGGTTCCGCGTACCGAGTGCCTGAAGGACGTTGTCGAGCGCTTCGTTCCTTACTTCGAGGAGGAGATCCTCCCGCGCGCCAAGAAGGGCGAGACCGTTCTCATTGCTGCACACGGTAACTCTCTGCGTGCGCTGGTCAAGCACCTGGATCAGATTTCCGATGAGGAGATTGCTGGCCTCAACATTCCGACGGGCATCCCGCTGGTCTACGAAATCACCGGGGACGGCTCCGTGGTGAACCCGGGCGGCACTTACCTCGACCCGGAGGCCGCCGCTGCTGGCGCCGCCGCCGTTGCTGCACAGGGCGCCAAGAAGTAA
- a CDS encoding response regulator transcription factor, which translates to MTTILIVEDEESLADPLAFLLRKEGFDVLLAPDGPSALEQFAANTVDIVLLDLMLPGMSGTDVCKQLRATSSVPVIMVTARDSEIDKVVGLELGADDYVTKPYSSRELIARIRAVLRRGHEVSSEGGEEEPHNQILEGGRVRMDVERHTVLVAGQPVSMPLKEFDLLEYLLRNAGRVLTRGQLIDRIWGADYVGDTKTLDVHVKRLRSKIESEPSHPKHLVTVRGLGYKFEA; encoded by the coding sequence ATGACCACCATCCTCATCGTCGAAGATGAAGAGTCGCTTGCAGATCCCCTTGCATTCCTCCTTCGCAAAGAAGGTTTCGATGTTCTCCTAGCCCCCGACGGGCCCAGCGCCTTGGAACAGTTCGCGGCCAACACCGTGGACATCGTCTTGCTGGATCTGATGTTGCCGGGCATGTCTGGCACGGACGTCTGCAAGCAACTGCGCGCTACCTCCTCGGTGCCGGTCATTATGGTCACCGCGCGTGATTCGGAGATCGATAAGGTGGTTGGCCTTGAGCTCGGTGCCGACGATTACGTGACCAAGCCTTATTCCTCCCGCGAACTCATTGCCCGCATCCGCGCGGTGCTGCGCCGTGGCCACGAGGTGTCCTCGGAGGGCGGCGAGGAGGAGCCGCACAACCAGATTCTGGAAGGCGGCCGCGTGCGCATGGATGTGGAACGCCACACCGTGCTCGTTGCCGGCCAACCGGTCTCGATGCCGCTCAAAGAGTTTGATCTCCTCGAGTACCTCCTGCGCAACGCTGGCCGCGTGCTTACTCGCGGCCAGCTCATTGACCGCATTTGGGGCGCGGACTACGTCGGTGACACCAAGACGCTCGACGTTCACGTTAAGCGCCTCCGCTCCAAGATCGAGTCGGAACCTTCCCACCCGAAGCACCTCGTCACCGTGCGCGGCTTGGGCTACAAGTTCGAGGCCTAA